In Propionicimonas paludicola, a single window of DNA contains:
- a CDS encoding MFS transporter codes for MDEKQRNRLLGVLFVGVLMGALDIAIVGPALPAIQAQFGLDSRAVSWIFSVYVLANLIGTPLMAKLSDNFGRRAIYLTDVALFAIGSAVVIASGLAGGFVLLLVGRAIQGFGAGGIFPVASAVIGDTFPAEKRGSALGLIGAVFGIAFVIGPILGGVLLLAGWQWLFVINLPIAAVVMVLAWKVLPHERQADAVSFDWLGMALLAVALGTLAFGLVNIDTANFVGSLATVTVWGSLAASVVAWVLLVLVEQRAASPVFPVGLFARRQLRLGYLLTAGAGLGEASLVFMPLLAVTALGVTSGVGSFLLMPVVLAMGAGSPIAGRLLDRYGSRIVIVVGVAIMTVGMFLLSATANVLWLFIVSGLLIGFGMSALLGAPIRYVTLNETTAAERSSAQGLVNVFTSIGQLVGAAVVGAVAASASAPAVGYTSAFAFIGWIGIVLLIAAVFLKSKTAEAQPAVR; via the coding sequence GTGGACGAGAAGCAGCGGAACCGTCTGCTGGGGGTGCTGTTCGTTGGCGTGCTGATGGGTGCGCTCGACATCGCGATCGTGGGGCCGGCGCTGCCGGCGATCCAGGCCCAGTTCGGGCTCGACTCGCGGGCCGTGTCGTGGATCTTCAGCGTGTACGTGCTGGCGAACCTGATCGGCACTCCGCTGATGGCCAAGCTCTCCGACAACTTCGGACGCCGTGCCATCTACCTCACCGACGTGGCGCTGTTCGCGATCGGCTCGGCCGTAGTGATCGCCTCCGGGCTGGCCGGTGGCTTCGTGCTGCTGCTGGTCGGACGGGCAATCCAGGGCTTCGGCGCGGGCGGCATCTTCCCGGTGGCCAGCGCGGTCATCGGTGACACCTTCCCGGCCGAGAAGCGGGGGAGCGCGCTAGGTCTGATCGGCGCGGTCTTCGGCATCGCCTTCGTGATCGGCCCGATTCTGGGCGGCGTCCTGCTGCTGGCCGGCTGGCAGTGGCTGTTCGTGATCAACCTGCCGATCGCCGCCGTGGTGATGGTGCTGGCCTGGAAGGTGCTCCCGCACGAGCGCCAGGCGGACGCCGTGAGCTTCGACTGGCTGGGCATGGCCCTTCTTGCCGTGGCCCTGGGCACACTGGCCTTCGGCCTGGTCAACATCGACACCGCCAACTTCGTCGGCTCGCTGGCCACCGTGACCGTGTGGGGGTCGCTGGCCGCGTCCGTGGTGGCGTGGGTGCTGCTGGTGCTGGTAGAGCAGCGCGCGGCCAGCCCGGTGTTCCCGGTCGGCCTGTTCGCCCGTCGCCAGCTGCGGCTGGGCTACCTGCTCACCGCCGGTGCCGGTCTTGGCGAAGCCAGCCTGGTGTTCATGCCGCTGCTGGCCGTCACCGCGCTCGGTGTCACCAGCGGCGTGGGCAGCTTCCTGCTGATGCCGGTGGTGCTGGCCATGGGCGCCGGTTCGCCGATCGCCGGACGCCTGCTGGATCGCTACGGCTCACGGATCGTGATCGTGGTCGGCGTGGCCATCATGACCGTCGGCATGTTCCTGCTCAGCGCCACGGCGAACGTACTGTGGCTGTTCATTGTCTCCGGCCTGCTGATCGGTTTCGGCATGTCGGCGCTGCTGGGCGCACCGATCCGCTACGTCACGTTGAACGAGACCACCGCGGCCGAGCGGTCCTCGGCGCAGGGCCTGGTCAACGTGTTCACCAGCATCGGCCAGCTCGTCGGCGCGGCCGTGGTCGGGGCGGTCGCGGCCTCGGCCAGCGCGCCGGCAGTGGGCTACACCAGCGCATTCGCCTTCATCGGCTGGATCGGCATCGTGCTGCTGATCGCCGCGGTCTTCCTGAAGTCGAAGACCGCCGAAGCTCAACCGGCCGTGCGGTAA
- a CDS encoding iron chaperone, giving the protein MVTPVTVDEYIAGFPPEVRDRLERVRAEIVAGVRGADGGQPEEKMRYGIAAVILGGRHALHFAGWKRHIGLYPVPRLSEPLESEIAPYRAEKDTVSFPHSSEIPYDLIGRVAAEIVRLRATDRDA; this is encoded by the coding sequence ATGGTGACGCCGGTGACCGTTGATGAGTACATCGCGGGCTTCCCGCCCGAGGTGAGGGATCGGCTCGAGCGGGTCCGCGCTGAGATCGTTGCGGGCGTCCGGGGTGCCGACGGTGGGCAGCCCGAGGAGAAGATGCGATACGGCATTGCCGCGGTGATTCTGGGCGGTAGGCATGCCCTGCACTTCGCGGGCTGGAAGAGGCACATCGGGCTCTATCCCGTGCCGCGGCTGTCCGAGCCGTTGGAGAGCGAGATCGCGCCGTACCGAGCCGAGAAGGACACCGTCTCGTTCCCGCACTCCTCGGAGATTCCCTACGACCTCATCGGACGGGTCGCTGCGGAGATCGTCCGCCTGCGCGCGACCGACCGCGACGCCTAG
- a CDS encoding TetR/AcrR family transcriptional regulator, with protein MRAQILQTATVQFVERGYDGVSMREIAEACGITKAALYYHFAGKAELLAQIFTDYLDQMAELVEAGRARPGTVEERIRWLIGKIFELPVEQRAIIRLARHDVVRLNEDDRQSFGKAYSERFLQPLADLLAQGSASGELRPFDPNWALWVLLGMLYPFLAPPAAAVDARAVTELLDVFFHGTAAPASPR; from the coding sequence ATGCGCGCGCAGATCCTGCAGACAGCCACCGTTCAGTTCGTCGAACGGGGCTACGACGGGGTCTCGATGCGGGAGATTGCCGAGGCCTGCGGGATCACCAAGGCCGCGCTGTACTACCACTTCGCCGGCAAGGCCGAGCTACTCGCGCAGATCTTCACCGACTATCTCGACCAGATGGCCGAACTGGTCGAGGCCGGACGAGCCCGCCCCGGCACCGTGGAGGAGCGGATCCGCTGGCTGATCGGGAAGATCTTCGAACTGCCGGTCGAGCAGCGGGCGATCATCCGGCTGGCCCGCCACGACGTGGTCCGGCTCAACGAGGACGACCGGCAGAGCTTCGGCAAGGCCTACTCCGAGCGGTTCTTGCAGCCGTTGGCCGACCTGCTGGCGCAGGGGAGTGCCAGCGGCGAGTTGCGTCCGTTCGACCCGAACTGGGCGCTGTGGGTGCTGCTCGGGATGCTCTACCCGTTCCTGGCCCCGCCGGCGGCCGCCGTCGACGCACGGGCGGTCACCGAGTTGCTGGACGTCTTCTTCCATGGGACGGCCGCGCCGGCGTCCCCGCGGTGA
- a CDS encoding amidohydrolase: MPVGSAAPAGLVDLRIVGDRVAEVAPSLNRLPGEDELDAAGRWLIPGLWDQHTHLGQWSRQGTRLDLAGTTSRAEALARVRAGLGAPGEVLVGGGFRPSAWAEPPSTSALDEASGARPVVLVSGDAHSGWLNAAALRRFGLAPRDGLLREAEWFDLLPAVLAAEDAQVGPSAYATAMRSAAARGVVGIVDYEFEPGFVRWPARYRQVGVGLRVRTSTYPVDLDQAIAAGLKTGDVIDGEPLLTMGALKIISDGSLNTQTAHCRQPYADGGHGVQNVPGPELARLLGRADQAGLRVALHAIGDAAVQIALDAFAATGAGGSIEHAQLAGPEQVAELARLGLVASVQPAHLLDDRGVTEVIWDEQRAGRSFPLRELAQAGVELALGSDAPVAPLDPWLAMAAGVHRGEPGDAPWHPEHALTPAQVLASSTDGRGTPSAGAPADLVLLDADPLADGDSATIAQRLRSMPVAATIVAGQVVHQAW, translated from the coding sequence GTGCCCGTCGGTTCGGCGGCACCAGCCGGGTTGGTCGATCTGCGGATCGTCGGCGATCGGGTCGCCGAGGTGGCCCCATCGCTGAACCGGCTGCCCGGTGAGGACGAGCTGGACGCCGCCGGCCGCTGGCTGATCCCCGGGCTGTGGGATCAGCACACCCACTTGGGCCAGTGGTCGCGGCAGGGCACTCGACTCGATTTAGCCGGGACCACCAGCCGAGCCGAGGCTCTGGCTCGGGTGCGGGCCGGACTGGGAGCTCCCGGCGAGGTCCTGGTCGGGGGCGGGTTCCGTCCGTCCGCCTGGGCCGAGCCGCCGAGCACCTCCGCCTTGGACGAGGCCAGCGGCGCTCGTCCGGTGGTGCTGGTCAGCGGGGACGCGCATTCGGGCTGGCTGAACGCGGCCGCGCTGCGTCGTTTCGGGCTGGCCCCTCGCGACGGCCTGCTGCGGGAGGCCGAGTGGTTCGATCTGCTGCCGGCCGTGCTGGCCGCAGAGGACGCCCAGGTCGGGCCGTCGGCCTATGCCACAGCGATGCGGTCGGCCGCTGCCCGTGGCGTGGTCGGCATCGTCGACTACGAGTTCGAGCCGGGCTTCGTCCGCTGGCCGGCCCGCTACCGCCAGGTCGGAGTCGGCCTGCGGGTCCGGACGTCCACCTACCCGGTCGATCTGGACCAGGCGATCGCGGCGGGCCTGAAGACCGGTGACGTCATTGATGGCGAGCCGCTGCTCACGATGGGCGCGCTGAAGATCATCTCCGACGGCTCACTGAACACCCAGACCGCACACTGCCGCCAGCCGTACGCCGACGGCGGGCATGGCGTGCAGAACGTCCCTGGCCCCGAGCTGGCCCGGCTGCTCGGCCGGGCGGATCAGGCCGGACTACGGGTGGCGCTGCACGCAATCGGTGATGCCGCTGTGCAGATCGCCCTGGACGCGTTCGCTGCCACCGGCGCTGGCGGCAGCATCGAGCATGCCCAGCTGGCCGGCCCCGAGCAGGTAGCCGAGCTAGCCCGACTGGGTTTGGTGGCCAGCGTGCAGCCAGCCCACCTGCTTGACGACCGTGGGGTCACCGAGGTGATCTGGGACGAGCAGCGGGCCGGGCGCAGCTTCCCGCTACGCGAGCTGGCCCAGGCCGGAGTCGAGTTGGCTCTCGGCTCGGACGCTCCGGTGGCGCCGCTGGATCCGTGGCTGGCCATGGCTGCCGGCGTCCATCGCGGCGAACCCGGCGATGCCCCGTGGCATCCCGAGCACGCGCTGACCCCGGCGCAGGTCCTGGCCTCCAGCACCGACGGACGGGGCACGCCGAGCGCAGGTGCGCCGGCCGATCTGGTGCTGCTGGATGCCGATCCGCTGGCCGATGGAGACAGTGCGACCATCGCTCAGCGGCTGAGGTCGATGCCGGTGGCGGCCACCATCGTGGCCGGCCAGGTGGTGCATCAGGCCTGGTGA
- the ald gene encoding alanine dehydrogenase — protein sequence MRIAVPAEVKNHEYRVAITPVGVAELVGHGHEVFIQAGAGIGSSISDAEYIAQGATILPTAAETWAIGEMVLKVKEPIESEYGYLREDLLLFTYLHLAADKELTDALLASGTTAIAYETVQLPNGLLPLLYPMSEVAGCLAPQVGAHSMMKAQGGRGVLMGCVGGVANAKVVILGGGTAGQNAANVALGMGADVTILDTDLDKLRNTFWRYENRVHGIVSSKLSVREQVLAADMVIGTVLIPGAKAPKLVTNEMVAAMKPGSVLVDVAIDQGGCFEDSKPTTHDDPTFQVHNSIFYCVANMPGAVPNTSTWALTNATLAYALQLAGKGWKRACKENHALALGLNTHAGQVTYPGVADAFGLDCVRVSDLLD from the coding sequence ATGCGGATCGCCGTACCCGCCGAGGTCAAGAACCACGAATATCGGGTGGCCATCACTCCCGTCGGTGTTGCCGAGCTGGTCGGCCACGGACATGAAGTCTTCATTCAGGCCGGTGCCGGGATCGGCTCATCGATCTCCGATGCCGAGTACATCGCCCAAGGCGCCACAATCCTTCCGACCGCAGCCGAGACCTGGGCGATCGGCGAGATGGTGCTCAAGGTCAAGGAGCCGATCGAGTCCGAGTACGGCTACCTGCGCGAGGACCTGTTGCTGTTCACCTACCTGCATCTGGCCGCCGACAAGGAACTGACCGATGCCTTGCTGGCGTCCGGCACCACGGCGATCGCCTACGAGACCGTCCAGCTGCCCAATGGGCTGCTGCCGCTGCTGTACCCGATGTCCGAGGTGGCCGGCTGCCTGGCCCCGCAGGTCGGCGCGCATTCGATGATGAAGGCGCAGGGCGGCCGCGGCGTGCTGATGGGCTGCGTGGGCGGCGTGGCCAACGCCAAGGTGGTCATCCTGGGCGGCGGGACGGCCGGGCAGAACGCGGCCAATGTCGCGCTCGGCATGGGTGCGGACGTGACAATCCTGGACACCGACCTGGACAAGCTGCGCAACACCTTCTGGCGCTACGAGAACCGGGTGCACGGAATCGTCAGCTCCAAGCTGAGCGTCCGGGAGCAGGTGCTGGCCGCCGACATGGTGATCGGGACCGTGCTGATCCCCGGAGCCAAGGCTCCCAAGCTGGTCACCAACGAGATGGTGGCCGCCATGAAGCCCGGCTCGGTGCTGGTGGACGTGGCCATCGACCAGGGCGGCTGCTTCGAGGACTCCAAGCCGACCACCCACGATGACCCGACCTTCCAGGTGCACAACTCGATCTTTTACTGCGTGGCCAACATGCCCGGCGCGGTGCCGAACACCTCCACCTGGGCGTTGACCAATGCCACCCTGGCCTACGCGCTGCAGCTGGCCGGCAAGGGCTGGAAGCGGGCCTGCAAGGAGAATCACGCGCTGGCGCTGGGTCTGAACACCCACGCCGGCCAGGTCACTTACCCCGGCGTGGCTGACGCCTTCGGCCTGGACTGCGTGCGCGTCTCCGACCTGCTCGACTGA